Proteins from a genomic interval of Medicago truncatula cultivar Jemalong A17 chromosome 3, MtrunA17r5.0-ANR, whole genome shotgun sequence:
- the LOC120579556 gene encoding receptor-like protein EIX1, with protein sequence MTILTTQISLLLLLLLSITTFYKSLCSNHTVVGCNEKDRETLLTFKQGINDTLGRILTWSTEIDCCAWEGVHCDNITGRVTKLDLNGKSNFDNEPFLKGEMNLCILELEFLSYLDLSLNEFDVIRFPSIQHNITHSSNLFYLDLSPFRYHDHGPLHMDNLGWLSPHSSLKYLDLSGIHLHKETNWLQIVNTLPSLLELQLSHCNLNNFPSVEYLNLSLLVTLDLSLNNFTSHLPDGFFNLTKDLTYLDLSQSNIYGEIPSSLLNLQNLRDLYLSYNQLQESVPKEIGQLAHIQQLDLSENQLQGSIPSTLGNLSSLNYLSIGSNNFSGEISNLHFSKLSSKSFRLDLSYNSFSGSIPHSWKNLEYLFYINLWSNRLSGEVLVNLSDWRRLQFMNLGENEFSGTIPLNIPQYLEVFIY encoded by the coding sequence ATGACCATTCTTACTACACAAATTTCACTTCTTTTGCTTTTACTTTTATCTATAACCACATTCTACAAAAGCTTGTGCAGCAATCACACAGTGGTTGGATGCAATGAGAAAGATCGAGAGACACTCTTAACCTTCAAACAAGGAATCAATGACACTCTTGGTCGGATATTAACATGGTCAACCGAAATAGATTGTTGTGCTTGGGAAGGAGTCCACTGTGACAACATTACTGGAAGAGTTACAAAACTTGATCTCAATGGAAAATCTAATTTTGACAATGAGCCATTTTTAAAAGGTGAGATGAATCTTTGTATTCTAGAACTTGAGTTTCTCAGTTACTTGGATTTGAGTCTGAATGAATTTGATGTGATAAGATTTCCATCCATTCAACACAACATCACACATTCATCTAACCTTTTCTACCTTGACTTATCCCCCTTCCGTTATCATGATCACGGTCCTCTTCACATGGATAATCTTGGTTGGCTTTCTCCACATTCTTCCTTGAAATATCTCGACCTTAGTGGAATTCATCTTCATAAGGAAACCAATTGGCTTCAAATAGTGAATACACTTCCTTCACTATTAGAATTACAGTTGAGTCATTGTAACCTGAACAATTTCCCATCTGTTGAGTATTTGAATTTGTCTTTACTTGTAACTCTTGATCtttctttaaacaatttcacCTCTCATTTACCTGATGGGTTTTTTAATCTCACCAAAGATCTCACTTATCTTGACCTTTCACAGAGTAATATATACGGTGAGATACCTTCAAGCTTGCTAAACCTTCAAAATTTGAGAGACCTTTATCTCTCTTATAACCAACTACAAGAATCAGTTCCAAAAGAAATAGGCCAACTTGCCCATATTCAACAACTTGATCTCTCTGAAAACCAACTACAAGGATCTATTCCTTCAACTCTAGGAAACCTCTCTTCCCTAAATTACTTATCTATTGGCTCTAATAATTTCTCTggtgaaatttcaaatttacatTTTTCCAAACTCTCTAGTAAATCATTTAGACTTGATTTGTCTTACAACTCCTTCTCAGGATCAATTCCACATAGTTGGAAGAACTTggaatatttattttacattaacTTGTGGAGTAATAGACTGTCTGGTGAGGTTCTAGTAAACCTCTCCGATTGGAGACGATTGCAATTCATGAACTTGggagaaaatgaattttctgGAACCATACCATTGAACATACCACAATATTTAGAAGTATTCATATACTGA
- the LOC120579705 gene encoding uncharacterized protein: protein MQSVKSNFEDVDLGDSQETTQSNFEDVDLEDSHETTQTNNNQVSLNDDASKSEPSSSTTSPIASQIPSMPSKDFDLNLHMESLYRQFQEDSKGHGYGNENQNARTTKEFAAWVEAEAASWHALTSSKLEGSTLENTEAATFSTISETKNVPPIQLDVAPKQKEVGDGKTCIPSSSIVNTKLPAKKYDDIGDSHKTIEMEDINILIEEDPILALEKLLTGVQSFSIETLLQELKTFMESLSDLDHLVSNQESKKKLISLFHGLNLHQGLLPSDVKEYVEKVQNFFKDNIIKHATSQEVIEKHNQLLDSKTDLMNKLLSAKSSQTHIDDKTSTAKAKIQELSLQIDELRKKLADLENQRDDLNSVLNQCDVQMKKLKAECSKWAQQSEELLSALALSEVNAKEIERARTLAKEGFTNLKSLFPTF, encoded by the exons atgcaGAGTGTAAAGTCAaattttgaagatgttgatCTTGGAGACTCCCAGGAAACAACCCAGTCAaattttgaagatgttgatCTTGAAGACTCTCATGAAACAACTCAGACTAATAATAATCAAG TTTCTTTAAATGATGATGCCTCCAAATCTGAACCCTCTTCCTCCACCACATCTCCTATTGCGTCTCAGATTCCTTCAATGCCTTCTAAAG attttgatttgaatttgcACATGGAGAGTTTATATCGACAATTTCAAGAAGATTCTAAAGGTCACGGTTATGgtaatgaaaatcaaaatgcaCGAACCACTAAAGAATTTGCAGCTTGGGTTGAAGCTGAAGCAGCATCATGGCACGCGTTGACTTCATCAAAG TTGGAAGGTTCAACGTTAGAAAACACAGAAGCAGCAACATTTTCCACCATTTCAGAAACAAAGAATGTGCCACCTATACAATTAGACGTTGCACCTAAACAAAAG GAAGTTGGTGATGGAAAAACATGCATACCCTCTTCTTCAATTGTCAATACAAAGCTTCCTGCCAAAAAATATGATGATATTGGAGACTCCCATAAAACTATTG AAATGGAAGACATTAACATACTGATCGAGGAGGACCCAATTCTTGCACTTGAGAAACTTCTGACTGGAGTGCAAAGTTTCTCCATTGAAACTTTACTTCAAGAATTGAAGACTTTTATGGAATCATTATCAGACCTTGACCATCTTGTATCTAACCAAGAGTctaaaaagaaattgatttcGCTTTTTCATGGATTGAATCTGCATCAAGGACTCTTACCTTCTGATGTGAAGGAGTACGTTGAGAAAGTGCAGAACTTCTTCAAGGACAACATTATCAAACATGCCACCTCTCAAGAAGTGATAGAGAAGCACAACCAACTTCTTGATTCTAAAACTGATCTCATGAACAAACTTTTGAGTGCAAAGAGTTCACAAACTCACATTGACGACAAAACTTCAACTGCCAAAGCTAAAATACAGGAGCTCTCTTTGCAAATTGATGAACTTAGGAAAAAGTTGGCAGACCTTGAGAATCAAAGAGATGATTTGAATTCAGTATTGAACCAATGTGATGTTCAGATGAAGAAGTTGAAGGCTGAATGTTCTAAGTGGGCCCAACAAAGTGAAGAATTGCTTTCTGCACTTGCTTTGTCAGAGGTCAATGCCAAAGAAATTGAACGTGCGAGGACTTTGGCAAAAGAAGgctttacaaatttaaaatcttTGTTTCCTACATTTTAG
- the LOC25490688 gene encoding receptor-like protein EIX2, which produces MTECIYNLTHMVTSNFVDEWNNAPIELFTKGQDYVYEIEPDRRTIDFSANNLSGKVPLELFRLVKVQTLNLSHNNFIGTIPKTIGGMKNMESLDFSNNKLCGEIPRSMSLLTFLGYLNLSYNNFDGKIPIATQLQSFNASSYIGNPKLCGAPLNNCTTEEENPGNTENEDDESIRESLYLGMGVGFAVGFWGICGSLFLIRKWRHAYFRLVDRVGDFLYVTLTVKLNSFRRN; this is translated from the coding sequence ATGACGGAGTGCATTTATAACTTGACTCATATGGTTACTTCTAATTTTGTGGATGAATGGAATAATGCTCCAATTGAGTTGTTTACAAAAGGTCAAGATTATGTGTATGAAATCGAACCAGATAGGCGAACTATTGACTTTTCAGCTAATAACTTGTCTGGAAAAGTGCCATTGGAATTATTTCGGCTTGTTAAAGTTCAAACATTAAACTTATCTCACAATAATTTCATTGGAACTATACCGAAGACGATTGGAGGCATGAAAAATATGGAATCTCTCGATTTTTCTAATAATAAGCTTTGTGGTGAAATTCCTCGGAGCATGTCTCTCTTAACTTTTTTGGgttatttgaatttatcatACAATAATTTTGACGGAAAAATCCCAATAGCAACGCAACTTCAAAGTTTTAATGCATCAAGCTACATTGGCAATCCAAAATTATGCGGTGCTCCTCTTAATAACTGTACCACGGAAGAAGAAAATCCTGGAAATACAgagaatgaagatgatgaatctATAAGAGAGTCGTTGTATTTAGGCATGGGAGTGGGATTTGCAGTAGGTTTCTGGGGCATTTGTGGTTCTTTGTTTCTTATTCGGAAATGGAGGCATGCGTACTTTCGGTTAGTTGATAGAGTGGGTGACTTTCTCTATGTTACTTTGACCGTAAAGTTAAATAGCTTTCGCAGAAACTGA